The following is a genomic window from Cygnus olor isolate bCygOlo1 chromosome 26, bCygOlo1.pri.v2, whole genome shotgun sequence.
CGGCCACGATCCCAACCCCAGCGATGCAGGGCAGGAATTAAGCCAGGTTTTTGGGAGCAGGATggcttctccccccccccccgccccagctcCCCCCATTGTCCCCCCGGCTTTGTCACCACCTGTGCGTGCCGCCTGGCGCTGGCCCTCGGGGTCGCGGCGCAGCTGCCATGCCTGCTGCAGCGTGTCGCCGGCGGCCAGCAGCGTGCCGCAGCTCGCCGTGttggtcagcagcagcaggcggcCGCGGaagaggggctgcagcagccggCGGCCCCACGCCAGCATCcctgggggggaggaggggggggggggggttaacgGGTGGCGGTGCccacggcggggggggggggacatggggacagaccCACGGCTGTGGCACGGCTCGCCCCCCGCCCAGCTCTTCAGTCCTGTATggcccagtgctcccagttaGCCCAGTGGCTGACCCAGGTAACCCTGCTGGACACCCCCTCTGCTGCCCAGTCTCCCCCAGTTACACTATGGACCCCTCCAGTACGCCCCAGTTAGCCACAAGGTGCTGCCCAGTCCTCCCCCGTTGGCCCCCCAGTCTGCCATTACCCCTGCAGGGCCACCCCCAGCCACACCAGTGCCCCCCAGTcaccctgtgcccccccctTTACCCCTTAGATACTCCCCCAGTTGCCCAATTACCCCTAGCCCCCCCCAATCACCCCTAATGTACCCCCCCAGTCCCATCCAGTTAGCCATGCTGTGCCCCCCAGTCACCCCTGTGCCCCCCAGTTCCCACTGGGAGCCCTCCCAGTCCTCCTTCAGTCCCCCCCGGACCCCTCCCAGTTATATCCATGCCCCCCAGTCACCCCCCTCCACATCTCCCAGTTACCTCAGTCCCTCCCAGTAACCCCATATGGAACCCCCCAGTCTCCCCCAGTTacccctgtgcccccccagTTCCCACTGGGAGCCCTCCCAGTCCTCCTTCAGTCCCCCCCGGAACCCTCCCAGTTATACCCATGCCCCCAGTCACCCCCCCCATCTCCTAGTTACCCCAGTCTCTCCCAGTAACACCATATGGAAccccccagtccccccagtTACCCCTGTACCCCCCAGTTCCCACTGGGAGCCCTCCCGGTCCTCCTtcagccccacgtccccccccGGATGCCGCCCCAGTTATATCCGTGCCCCCAGTCACCCCCCTCCACATCTCCCAGTTACCTCAGTCCCTCCCAGTAACCCCATATGGAACCACCCAGTCTCCCCCAGTcacccctgtgccccccccagtTCCCACTGGGAGCCCTCCCAGTCCTCCTTCAGTCCCCCCCGGACCCCTCCCAGTTATATCCATGCCCCCCAGTCACCCCCCTCCACATCTCCCAGTTACCTCAGTCCCTCCCAGTAACCCCATATGGAACCACCCAGTCTCCCCCAGTCACCCCTGTGCCCCCCCGTTCCCACTGGGAGCCTTCCCAGTCCTCCTTCAGTCCCCCCCGGAACCCTCCCAGTTATACCCATGCCCCCAGTCACCCCCCCCATCTCCTAGTTACCCCAGTCTCTCCCAGTAACACCATATGGAAccccccagtccccccagtTACCCCTGTACCCCCCAGTTCCCACTGGGAGCCCTCCCGGTCCTCCTtcagccccacgtccccccccGGATGCCGCCCCAGTTATATCCGTGCCCCCAGtcacccccctccccacctcccagttaccccagtccctcccagtaTCCCCATATGGAACCCCCCAGTCTCCCCCAGTTACCCCTGTACCCCCCAGTTCCCACTGGGAGCCCTTCCAGACCTCCTTCAGCCCCACCCCGGAACCCCTCGAGCCCCTCCCAGTTATATCCGTGCTCCCAGTCACGCCCTCCCCATCTCCCAGTTaccccagtccctcccagtaACTCCATATGGAACCCTCCAGCCCTCCCAGTTCCCCCTGTGCACCCCAGTTCCCCATGGGGtgccccccccaggcccccgtgctcccccagtgccccccagttccgcccccccctccccgctcacCGCCTCGAGTTCCGCCGCCCGCCCACGGAGAGGGGGGAGCGCGTCCAGGTACGGACAACTTCCGCTTCCGGCGGCCGCCATAACACGTACGGGGCACAGGGGGCCGCCATGATACGTACAGAGAAGCACGGGCGGCCGCCATGACACGTACAGAAGCACTGGAGGCCGCCATGACACGTACAGGGGAGCCGGCGGCCGCCATGACACGTAGCGAGGCTGAACTCCCCAGTGGCCCCGTGTTGTCCCCAAGGCCTcgtccccagcccccagccccttccccgtCCAACACATCACTCCGGAGGCTTTTCTCGTTCCACaacacatttctctttattccCTGCACACGTCTCGGCGCTCCCAGCCGCCCACATCCGCCGTGTCTCAGTGCTTGCAGACCGCCCTGGGCTTCGGTGCCGCGGTGCTCTGACAGCCCTCGGGCTTCTCTCCCTGCCACAGAGCAGCGAGTAGTGCCAGCAGGGCGGGGGGCACGTCCCCACAGCCcaccccccccggcacccccgtgtccccgtcccACCTGGTAGAGCTGGCACACCAGCCTCAGCAGCGAGCGCTgcgcctgctcctgcagctcgtCCGTGTGCTTCTGCAGGAcaccggggcggggggctcagTCATAAAGGGCTCCTcatggaccccccccccccccccccagcgcccccgaGCTCCCCCCCTTACCCCATTGATGACGATCCAGGGGACATATTGGTGCGGCGGGTCGAGCGCCTCCGTCAGCTGGGCGTTGCGGTGCATCAGCGCGGTCCCCAGGTCCCCTTGCACGCAGGCGGTGATGCGCCCCGCGTCCAGCTGCGGGGCGTAGACCTGCAGGCACTGCCGGGGTGGGGGCCACGGGGCGCGGGTCAGTGTGGCGGGGGCGGCCCCGTGgtggggggacggggacagggacgtaCGGCCTCCAGGTTTTTGGTGGCGGAGGTGCCCGACTCCATGCAGAAGATGACGGGGAAGTAGGTGGTGAAGTTCTCGGCCTCATGCATCAGGCAGGcctgcggggacgggggggcAGCGGTgagggtcccccccccccggtgctcaCAGCACCGGGATGAGGACGGGGACAGCGCGGCTCACCTGGATCATGTTGCCCAAACACTCCGCCGAGCCGTGCTGGCACTGGAACTGCCACTTGCCGCCGACCTTCTTCTCCTGCGGGACGAACCGGTCTGAGCGGGGCCGGCAGCACCAGCGGCATGGGCATGGCACGGGGCCGCGCCGGCTCCTACCTGCGCGTTGCCGTACGGCACCAGCGTGATGTTCATGGTCtcgctgggcagcagcagccaggtggTGAAGAGCTGCTCGATCACGAAGCCCCGGCATGCCGGGCACAAGCTCTCGTAGTAGAGGCTCACCTCCACGGGAGGAGCCGTGGGGTGCGAGAGGTTGGCGCAGCGGCTCTCAGCCTGCGTGCAGAAGGTTTTGGGGTACAGAGGGCTGCAACGGGGTGAGGCTGCAGCCGTCTGTGTGTGCATGGGATGGGGTAAAGCTGCTGGGATGGGGGCAAGTAGaggctgtgcttgcagcccctggggctgggagggaagtGAGAGAGGCTGGGGGCCTCCTGCGGGTGCAGGATTACACGTGCCGCCGGCACACAGCACTGGGGCTTTCCACGGGAACTTCCCCAATGTATTTTGGGGAGAAGTGCAGCCAACGGGGCCAGGACTCGCctgggcagagcacagcacccaCCGCCGGGTGGGCTGCAGCCCGTCCGGGCTCAcggggtgctggcagccccgcCATCGCAGGTCTCACCATCTGGCAATTCACGGCAGAATAAGCTGAAAAGCTGGTTCGTGCTGAAAAAGGAGAAGTGGCAACAAAGCGCGGGGATGGATCGAggtctggctgcagcaggactcTTCCCCAGGGATGTCAGGGAGTGCCGCGGGGCCAGCTGGATGCGGGGACCCCGAGCATCCCTGCACCGTGCCAAAGGGATGCTCTGAGCCGGCTCAGGCACCGGGTACTGACACTACACAGCTGTGGTCCCGCACAacccggccccagccccgctcagcACCAGCAGGTGCAGAGGCTCCCCTTCATGCCGTTTCGGTGCGACATGTCCCCCCGCACCGGGCTGTCACCGCAGCCGGGGGGTGGCAGCCCTGGCACCAGCCCCGTGGCTCTGACCTGGCAGGCGACGGCGATCTCCCGCGAGCTGCACCAGAGGTGGGCCGGGTAGTCACAGCCGGGCAGGGCCaccgccagccccggggccagcagggccagcagggccagcgGCAGCGCGGGGGCCATGGGGACGGCGGGGTGGCCGGGAGCCAGCGCAGAGGCGAGCCCATCCCCAGGAGGACTTTTAAAGCTCGGCTGCGCCCGCCTCCGCGCACCCTTCCTGCCCCGCTCACCCTCCTCCTCGTGACGCCGCCGCTGCTGACTCACGCGCGGGGCCACGGCTCCGTCCCCTCGTCCTTGCTGCCCCGCTGCATGTGCCAAGGGTCAGCGTCGCGGGGTGAGGGAGCAGACCCTGCACATTTGGGATTTGGGGTGCAgccgcccagcccagccccgctggTGGTGTTGTTTCTCCATGCACGGGCCGGTTGCAACAGGTCACGGGCTGAAATTCAACCCCGAGCGgcgcggcggctgcggggctcGGCGTGTCCCAagcagctgggggcagccctggccctgctctgagccCCCACcaagcacccccagccccacggctccGCACCGGGAACGTGGGTGCTGCCCAAACCCGTCCCTGGGCTTGGTTTTgggggcggaggaggaggaagctggTACTTCCCCTGCTGGTTGCAGCCAGGCGTTTCCGGACGGTTCTTGCCCCTTTGGGCTCGGCTGCCACATTTGCCCTTTCCTGCCTCTGGTCCCCTGGGGTACCCCTGCCCCCCGCAAAGAAATGCCCGCAGCCACGtcattaattctgttttatttgtgtggttttttttttttttcctccttttttttccttttttgaagtACCGTACAAAAATCCTTACAGTAACAAATACTGGGTTTACATTAGTAAACATCAACAGAAAGAGCATAGAGAACTACTGCTGGTAACGAACAGCTGAAGTGGCAAGTTAGAGTATTTATTATTGCATATACCTAAGAACTAAAATCTCAGTAGCGCTCACACAGCCGCCACGTCCTCTCCGAGCACAAAGCGGTCGGGGACACCCGTGCCACCTCCGGCCACTCTCCAGTGACACGAGAGCCCTCGGGGTTACGTCGGGGAGCTCGGAGCAATGCGAGCCGACCCGAAGCAGGAGGGGCTGGACGCGTTTCTTGGGACCTCGCCGCgatgctgggggctgccctcGTCCCCTCGAAGGGCCGAGCTGTGCCCCGGGGAGCAGGGACGGCTGCGGTGCACCCATGGGACGTGGGCACGCGGTTGGGTGGGGGACATGCGGGTGAcaagcagcaaagcacagcCCAGGGCCTCGAAAACACATCACTACCTGGTTAACCCGCAGGCGCGGACAGCACGAGCGAAAGCATCAAAAGACAAATCACAAACTAGCTTATTCCGGGGGAGCTGCGCTGCAGGGAGCTCGGGGCTTGGTTCTTCCACCcgagagggagagaggggcaAAGCAGCGGTTCTGAGAGCCAAGTCGAGCACTGTCGGGGAAATGGCAGCCCCGGGGAAGGGCCTGTTCCTCCTCGTTGCACGCAAGACCAcgagcacagccctgctggggccagCCCCGCGGCTCCGGCCGCAGTGACGTGCgcgggcgggcagcggcggcggcgctggaAGACGCAGCGGGGCCACCACGGCCCTGCTGAGCTGACACTGAGCTGCCCACGCCGCCGTGGTGGGGAAGAAGCTGCAGCTGCGGGCTGGAAAGGGACAGCGTggggagaaacagaaatttggCCGGGAgggtaaaagaaaaaacccaACGCTGTCACGGGAAGCTGGAATTTCCTCGGCCAGCAAAGCCCAGGGGAAGCACCGAGAGCGGCTGGAGCAGCGACGCTCCCGGACGCGGTGGCTGGCGTGGGAGCGGCCCCGAGCTCCCCTAGGTGGGGTTGTGGAGGGgcgaggggctggaggagccgTTGGCTGCAGCCCaccctgcagggcaggagcccgGCCCAAGGCTTTGGGGTGTCCCAGCACCCCACAGACCCTGGGAGGGCTCCGTGTCTGCGCTCCGAGCACGGGGGCTGCCGgccctgctcccacctgccCCCATCTCGTGTGTCTGAGCCCAAACCATTCCCTGAACTGCCACTGATGGCTTTTGCCAAGCGATCCCCCGAGCGATAGCACCGAACACTGACAAAAGAGGGGAACCCCAAAATAGAGCCCAGGGCACACAGAGCAGGGAGCGGGGTCTGTACAGCTGAGCGTGGGAGAGCTGCCACAAACAAGGGGAACGTGACGTTTGCTCCAACAACCCCAGACCCCCAAAGGATCCAAAAGGATCTGGGAACCGTCCCGGACCCGCGCGAGCAGCTGAGGTGACCGGGGGAAGAAGGAGAGCGAGCGACAGGAACAGGGCAGAACCTGCTGCAGGTGGTGCACAGAGGACGGGACGCGGGCACAGCACATGCGAACGCACCGTGCTCCGGCACCGAGCGTGCAGGGCGCCCTGCAGAGCGAGCCGCAACGcgaagcagaagcagcaaagccGACAGCACCCCCCAGCCCTTCCGGAGGTCtcgggaagggaaggggaagagccTCTCAGGCAAATCAAGAGGACGATCAACGCTTTCCAGGCAGACAGGATAAGCCCGTAAAGCAGAAACCACCACGGCCTCAGCTCACAGGCTCGGGTGCAGCTTTTAAAGCCCCGCCAGGGCCACCCCGCACCTCCTCCATTACCCCGCGCCCTCTGCACTCAGCATTTTCTGCAAAGACGCCACAAGCCCTGCCCGCGCCGGCCAGCTGCGAGGGGCACCCCTACAgcgacccccccccctccagtcCCCATACAGTACTCACGAATATAAGTGCTTTGCATACACAGTTCGACATCATGCATATACATTTCTACGTGCTAAGGCCCTAGGCCCAGCGGAGATACCGTCCTCCTGCAGCGGAGAGGTCCTTCATTTTGCGTAGGGCTCGTAGTGTGCGTCGGGCTccagccccctcctgctccagcgGGCAGGACCCgagcctgcagcagcccggCCGGCTGCTGCCCACGCGCTTGCAGGTCGTAGTGGGAGCTCAGCACACGCCGGTACTAGGTAAGCAGCTGATTACAAAAAGAACCATATTTACAGAGCTACAGTTATAGCTTCAACGGGTTACGCTCGCAGAGATTCACCAAAGACAACCAGGAACAAAGAGCTGTGCGCCCCACAGATTCTGCCGGGAAAGACACAGGTACCAACGCGGGTTTCACAGCTTGGTTGGCACAACTAAGGTGAGAGATTCGTCGCTGACAGGgtcctccctccccaggcagcaACGCTCAGGAGGTGGCTACGACACCAGGGACCAAGAGTGGGAAGGGGCACAGCACAGAGTGGGGACCTCGGCCACGAAGCCCCCCTCCCCGGCACGCCCACCGCCCCACGGAGGACGcgcttttctctttctgaaatgagTCCCTGCACAAAAGAGCAGCAGCCCTCGTACCAGACAccagctcccaccccagcccGCGAAGTCACCGAGGGAAGTGAGAGCGGAGGACGCGTACGCTCGGCCGAGGCTCCTCCTCTGCCGTCTCCAGCGCCCGGGCAGGGAGCCCCTCGCCCAGAGCAGCGCCAGCGGCCGCTGGGCCGGGGCAGTGACCTGCGCCACAGCGCAGGGGAATCAGGATCTAGCTCTACGGTGATGCATAGCGGGGCAACCTGCCAGCAAGAAGGGGTCTGACCTGTTTgtcagggaaggggaagggctgTGCTCGCCCACAGCGATTCAATTACAACTGGATCCCACCTCCTAAGGACCGGAGCCCACTGGGAGTCAACAGCCCAGGCTTTTTGTCCCATCAGCCAACACGGGTTTCAGCTACTGACCAAAAAGGGACACCAGGAACGGTCACAGACATCTCGGAGGCTCTGGAGGGGCAGGAGCACAGAGACTCAACTATACAGGGTGCAAGAGTCCAGAGCCAGAAAGCAGTGCCCTGGGGAGAAGCTGAAGGCAGCTGTTGTGTTGTGCATGGGCTGCTCATCTGGCAGGTGGCTGGGAAAGGACCGGGTGAGCCAGCGTGACATTCAGGGAGTCATTGTGCTGCACCAGGGACGTGTGCTTGTAGTGCAAGACCAGGTCCTTGAGGGAGGCGTAGAGGTTGTAGGGCTCCGCGAAGCCGTAGCCAGACGCCGTCTTGTAGATGACGCAGTGCTTGGTGTCGCCATCCACCCTGccagggagagaagggagcGCGGGTTAGCGGCGAGCGAGGAACCCCTGCTaggagggcggcggcggggcacAAGCAGGAGCAGCCCAAAGCTACGTCTGGCCCTGGCACGAGGAGCTGAGGCAGACGGGAGACCTCGGGGAAGCCCGGCCTGCCAGCTGACGCCTCCGCCAGGCTCCAGCATCTGGCAGGAGAAGGGCAGAGCGACACGGGAGCGCAGCCGGTGCCAGCCCCATCCCGCCACGTCTCTCTCTGCCCGTCTGCGCTCCCCACGTGTCACACAGAGCACAGAGTCGAgccggcagccccggccgcACGGAGGTACTCACACCACGGAGCAGGCGTAGCACCCCTTCTGGCTGCTCTCGCGGATCAGGAAGGTGCCGTCCCGCTTGCCGCACAGCATTTCCTCGGCCTGCAGGCGGTTGATCTTCCCCACATACCACGTCCGCTCCTCGTGATGAGGCAGCTCCTCCTCGTCATCCATCATGGAGTACTGACTGCAATCGAGCACACGCAGGGTGTCAGGGCCCCTCGGTTCAGGCACGTGGCCCCCCAACATCTTCCCTACCACTGGTAGCTGCCAGCACTCCTTCCAGCAGGGAATTCGGCCTCAGCTCCCAGACAGGGCGATGGGACTTGCCCGAGGCTCTGGAACAGCCCCCCCACAACCCCCGACACGCGAGCGGGGACACTCACTCCTCTGTCTCGTTCTTGATGCCCAGCCACTCGTTGATTTTCTTCTGCCGGGCACCCTTCTGCGTCAGCcacctggggaaggagaggc
Proteins encoded in this region:
- the IFI30 gene encoding gamma-interferon-inducible lysosomal thiol reductase, whose product is MAPALPLALLALLAPGLAVALPGCDYPAHLWCSSREIAVACQAESRCANLSHPTAPPVEVSLYYESLCPACRGFVIEQLFTTWLLLPSETMNITLVPYGNAQEKKVGGKWQFQCQHGSAECLGNMIQACLMHEAENFTTYFPVIFCMESGTSATKNLEACLQVYAPQLDAGRITACVQGDLGTALMHRNAQLTEALDPPHQYVPWIVINGKHTDELQEQAQRSLLRLVCQLYQGEKPEGCQSTAAPKPRAVCKH